The segment GTGCTAGACCCCTTTACATGTAAAGCTTTGTTGGAAGAAACACTGGCAAAAATGGCGGTTAAAACAGAAGAATCTTCGCACGCGGAAGTGGAAATTCCTGTGTTTTATGACCCTGAAGTAGGGCTTGATTTGGAGGGTTTGGCGCGTGAAAAAGGGCTAAGCATGGAAGAGATTATCGCCTTACATGTAAGCCCTGTGTACCGCGTGTATACCATCGGGTTTTTGCCGGGGTTTCCTTACATGGGCACGGTAGACCCGCGCCTTGCAACGCCACGCCATGCGAATCCGCGCACCGCACTTCCCAAAGGAAGCGTGGGTATTGCGGAAAACCAAACGGCCATTTACCCGCAAAAAAGTCCGGGAGGATGGCAAATCCTTGGGCGCACACCGCTGGAACTTTTTGACCCCAAGCGCGAAGGGTTGAGTTTGCTTAAAGCGGGCGATAGGGTGCGTTTTCGCGCCATTTCGCGCAGGGAATTTTTCGACCTTGGGGGCGTGCTGTGAGCGTGGAAGTTCTCTCTTGCAGTCCGCTGTGTACCTTGCAAGATGCAGGGCGCGTCGGCGCGTCGGCGGTGGGACTCAGCCAAAGCGGGGCGGCCGATGAGTTTGCTTTTTACGTGGCCAACATGCTCTTGCAAAACCCGCCTAACGCACCCATGTTGGAAATGGCTTTTGGAAATGGCGTGTTTAAGGCCCTTGCTTCTTTTGAAGCGGTGGTGACGGGCGCGAAAGTTTCCTTACATGTAGAAGAAAAACCTGTACCTTTGTGGCAGACGTTTCGCGTGGAAAAAGGCCAGCGCATTCGCCTTGGGATGGTGGAATGCGGGCAATGGGTGTATCTGGCGTTTAAGGGGGTGATGGACGCGCCTTTGGTATTTGGCAGTGCTTCAACGTCGGTGAAAGAGGGCATCGGTGGACAGCGGTTTTGGAAGGGCGACAGGGTGGAGTTTGCGCCCCAAACCTTGCCTCACCGCGCACGGCTTAAAGCGAGTTATGTGCCCTCCTACGCCGAGCCAATGCTGTTGCGCGTGGTGCTTGGCTACCAAGAAGCATACTTTGCGCCCGAAGAAAAAGCGCGGTTTTTTGAGAGCGAATACACCATCACCAAAGAGAGCAACCGCATGGGATACCGCCTCGAAGGGCCTGCGGTGGGGTATGGCGGAAAGGGGATTATTTCCGAGGGCATCGCCTTTGGGGCGGTGCAGATTCCCCCGCACGGACAGCCCATCGTGCTCTTAAAAGAACGCCAAAGCATCGGCGGGTACCCCAAAATCGGCTCAGTGCTCGGGGTGGACTGCTTCGCCCTAGC is part of the Sulfurospirillum tamanense genome and harbors:
- a CDS encoding biotin-dependent carboxyltransferase family protein, whose amino-acid sequence is MSVEVLSCSPLCTLQDAGRVGASAVGLSQSGAADEFAFYVANMLLQNPPNAPMLEMAFGNGVFKALASFEAVVTGAKVSLHVEEKPVPLWQTFRVEKGQRIRLGMVECGQWVYLAFKGVMDAPLVFGSASTSVKEGIGGQRFWKGDRVEFAPQTLPHRARLKASYVPSYAEPMLLRVVLGYQEAYFAPEEKARFFESEYTITKESNRMGYRLEGPAVGYGGKGIISEGIAFGAVQIPPHGQPIVLLKERQSIGGYPKIGSVLGVDCFALAQRPAGTTVRFAPISMEEGASIMREFYGTMGLRGEKSR
- the pxpB gene encoding 5-oxoprolinase subunit PxpB, translated to MEILTASATAYIVTFGDVIDPAVASQVFSGLEALKGCAGIVEVTPSYTSLYVAFDPLVLDPFTCKALLEETLAKMAVKTEESSHAEVEIPVFYDPEVGLDLEGLAREKGLSMEEIIALHVSPVYRVYTIGFLPGFPYMGTVDPRLATPRHANPRTALPKGSVGIAENQTAIYPQKSPGGWQILGRTPLELFDPKREGLSLLKAGDRVRFRAISRREFFDLGGVL